One segment of Anastrepha obliqua isolate idAnaObli1 chromosome 3, idAnaObli1_1.0, whole genome shotgun sequence DNA contains the following:
- the LOC129242191 gene encoding uncharacterized protein LOC129242191, with amino-acid sequence MSDENENLSNAETQLLLRVRLNMEDEFKSGRRKKNVLWEKVVTEVKNVNPNIRLDSTTAQRKFLNLLVTYKRIKKTNNSSGREATSWRYFEDFDEVLYLNFHFMLPLMLMLQVMSHLRTQPLSPAIVGNT; translated from the exons atgtctgatgaaaa tgaaaatctcAGTAATGCGGAGACACAGTTATTGCTGAGAGTACGGTTGAATATGGAGGACGAGTTTAAATCGggtagaaggaaaaaaaatgtattgtgggagaaagttgtgaccgaagttaaaaatgtaaatcccAATATAAGACTGGACAGCACCACAGCGCAGAGAAAATTCTTAAATCTCTTGGTAACGTACAAGCGcattaagaaaacaaataattctTCCGGTAGAGAAGCTACATCCTGGAGGTATTTTGAGGACTTCGACGAAGTTTTGtacctaaattttcatttta TGTTGCCACTGATGCTTATGCTGCAAGTAATGTCGCATTTACGAACACAGCCACTGTCTCCAGCGATAGTTGGCAATACTTGA